The Canis lupus dingo isolate Sandy chromosome 4, ASM325472v2, whole genome shotgun sequence genome contains a region encoding:
- the LOC112660869 gene encoding uncharacterized protein LOC112660869 translates to MSPFHTLPSTSNLPSPPRAARRALTNAIPLATPAVSKPPPTLVLGKPVSMSIMPEPPPLTTFPECRGFSDGIGWTWTQGSILRKRSPEELQMKRRMSHGARPGLPGQEQGCLRQPTPASARGLPGAPAHSHVACTGVAWSRCQNSPSFAGGPVSVEAQWPLLSVTFATSPEFCRNAPSHSHVSSLPLPLYWKALSAIALRLFFFFLF, encoded by the coding sequence ATGTCACCTTTCCACACCCTCCCCAGCACCAgtaacctcccctcccccccacggGCTGCCAGAAGAGCCCTGACCAATGCCATCCCGTTAGCAACTCCCGCTGTGAGCAAACCTCCACCCACTCTGGTCTTGGGGAAGCCTGTTTCAATGAGCATCATGCCGGAGCCGCCTCCCCTAACCACGTTCCCAGAGTGTAGGGGTTTCAGTGACGGCATTGGGTGGACATGGACTCAGGGGTCCATCCTGAGGAAGCGGAGCCCAGAGGAGCTGCAGATGAAGAGAAGGATGTCCCACGGGGCCAGGCCCGGCCTTCCCGGCCAGGAGCAGGGCTGTCTCAGGCAGCCAACACCCGCGTCCGCCCGCGGCCTTCCGGGCGCCCCGGCCCACTCCCATGTCGCCTGCACGGGGGTCGCCTGGAGTCGCTGTCAGAACAGCCCCTCATTTGCTGGTGGCCCTGTCAGTGTAGAGGCCCAGTGGCCCCTCCTGTCAGTCACCTTTGCCACATCACCCGAATTCTGCCGCAATGCTCCGTCACACAGTCACGTTTCTTCTCTCCCACTGCCGCTGTACTGGAAGGCCCTTTCTGCTATTGCTCTccgtcttttctttttctttcttttttaa